One genomic window of Bradyrhizobium sp. CCGE-LA001 includes the following:
- the ftsZ gene encoding cell division protein FtsZ: MTISINVPDIHELKPRITVFGVGGAGGNAVNNMITAGLQGVDFVVANTDAQALTMSKAQRIVQMGTAVTQGLGAGSQPNVGAAAAEEVIDELRDHLSGANMVFVTAGMGGGTGTGAAPVIAKTARDMGILTVGVVTKPFHFEGGRRMRTAEAGINELHKVVDTLLIIPNQNLFRVANEKTTFADAFAMADQVLYSGVACITDLMVKEGLINLDFADVRAVMREMGKAMMGTGEASGDKRALTAAEAAIANPLIDDSSMKGAKGLLISITGGKDLTLFEVDEAATRIREEVDQDANIIVGATFDEALDGLIRVSVVATGIEQAAIARNSQATSAPVANAAPQVQQAAPPAAVAESRLADLTARLRADNQRLAERAQKLEAQAPGAAPAPAAAAPRPNVERAALAAIAAAVADVPQPPAPTQTYGDVTVRPIAQKPTLFPEPDMAPVAMQEPMTPENFIPPQAERPPVRTPRMPRIDELPMPAQAEIRQARGEVEEEAPQKSRLSLLQRLANVGLGRRDEESEPPVAARTAGPAMSPLPERRPQKTVAQQIAANEPVSEYARRPAPQGLDMHGRPAPVAPAPQGDDHLDIPAFLRRQAT; the protein is encoded by the coding sequence ATGACCATCAGCATCAACGTTCCTGATATTCACGAACTGAAGCCCCGGATCACCGTGTTCGGCGTCGGCGGTGCCGGCGGCAACGCCGTCAACAACATGATCACGGCGGGCCTGCAGGGTGTCGACTTCGTGGTCGCCAACACCGACGCGCAGGCGCTGACGATGTCGAAGGCGCAGCGCATCGTGCAGATGGGCACGGCGGTCACGCAGGGCCTCGGCGCCGGTTCGCAGCCGAACGTCGGCGCTGCGGCGGCGGAAGAGGTGATCGACGAGCTGCGCGACCATCTCTCCGGCGCCAACATGGTGTTCGTCACCGCCGGCATGGGCGGCGGCACCGGCACGGGCGCTGCGCCCGTCATCGCCAAGACCGCGCGCGACATGGGCATCCTCACCGTCGGCGTCGTCACCAAGCCCTTCCACTTCGAAGGCGGCCGCCGCATGCGCACCGCCGAAGCCGGCATCAACGAGCTTCATAAGGTGGTGGACACGCTCCTGATCATTCCGAACCAGAACCTGTTCCGGGTCGCGAATGAGAAGACCACCTTCGCCGACGCCTTCGCGATGGCCGACCAGGTGCTCTACTCGGGCGTTGCCTGCATCACCGACCTGATGGTCAAGGAAGGCCTCATCAACCTCGACTTCGCCGACGTCCGCGCCGTCATGCGTGAGATGGGCAAGGCGATGATGGGCACCGGCGAAGCCTCCGGCGACAAGCGCGCGCTGACCGCTGCCGAAGCTGCGATCGCCAATCCGCTGATCGACGACAGCTCGATGAAGGGCGCCAAGGGCCTCCTCATCTCGATCACCGGCGGCAAGGATCTCACTTTGTTCGAGGTCGACGAGGCTGCGACGCGCATCCGCGAGGAAGTCGACCAGGACGCCAACATCATCGTCGGCGCGACCTTCGACGAAGCGCTCGACGGCCTGATCCGCGTCTCGGTCGTTGCCACCGGCATCGAGCAGGCCGCGATCGCCCGCAACAGCCAGGCGACCTCCGCGCCCGTCGCGAACGCGGCTCCGCAGGTGCAGCAGGCTGCCCCGCCCGCCGCCGTTGCCGAGAGCCGTCTCGCCGACCTGACCGCCCGGCTCCGTGCCGACAATCAGCGCCTCGCTGAGCGTGCCCAGAAGCTGGAAGCGCAGGCTCCGGGGGCTGCGCCTGCTCCGGCCGCTGCCGCGCCGCGTCCCAACGTCGAGCGCGCCGCGCTCGCCGCCATCGCCGCCGCCGTCGCGGACGTCCCGCAGCCGCCCGCGCCGACGCAGACCTATGGCGACGTCACGGTGCGTCCGATCGCGCAGAAGCCGACGCTGTTCCCGGAGCCCGACATGGCCCCGGTCGCGATGCAGGAGCCGATGACGCCCGAAAATTTCATCCCGCCGCAGGCCGAGCGTCCGCCGGTCCGCACGCCGCGGATGCCGCGCATCGACGAACTGCCGATGCCGGCGCAGGCCGAGATTCGTCAGGCCCGCGGCGAGGTCGAGGAGGAGGCCCCGCAGAAGAGCCGCCTGTCGCTGCTCCAGCGCCTCGCCAATGTCGGCCTTGGCCGCCGTGACGAGGAAAGCGAGCCGCCCGTGGCCGCCCGCACTGCCGGCCCAGCAATGTCGCCGCTGCCCGAGCGCCGCCCCCAGAAGACCGTGGCGCAGCAGATCGCAGCTAACGAGCCGGTATCGGAGTACGCCCGTCGTCCCGCGCCCCAGGGCCTGGACATGCATGGCCGCCCCGCGCCTGTTGCTCCGGCGCCACAGGGAGACGACCATCTTGATATCCCCGCCTTCTTGCGGCGGCAGGCGACCTGA
- the lpxC gene encoding UDP-3-O-acyl-N-acetylglucosamine deacetylase produces MKFSRQTTLRAQASVAGVGVHSGLPVTLTLGPAPVDAGFVFVRTGLEGSDREVQATAEQVIATDFATVLGDRNGPLVSTAEHVLAALRGMGVDNATIEIDGPEVPIMDGSAAAFIAAIDQAGIITQSAQRRFIQILKPISVKIGDSFGEIRPYANGFRAEVEIDFTNPVIGQQSYAFDLSPERFRREVGRARTFGLMGDVARLWSAGYALGASFDNTVVFDDERLLNTEGLRYADECARHKVLDVIGDLALAGLPLLGAYRSVRGGHKLNHAVLTALLADRTAWRVVEGEVARRTTRPVGEVGGSIVGGRIAAAYGPDVS; encoded by the coding sequence ATGAAATTTAGCCGGCAAACAACGCTTCGTGCGCAAGCCTCGGTGGCAGGCGTAGGCGTTCATTCCGGTCTTCCCGTCACTCTCACGCTCGGGCCTGCGCCTGTCGACGCGGGTTTTGTTTTTGTCCGCACCGGGCTCGAGGGAAGCGACCGCGAAGTTCAGGCCACCGCCGAGCAGGTGATCGCGACCGACTTCGCCACCGTTCTCGGTGATCGCAACGGTCCGCTGGTCTCCACCGCCGAGCATGTGCTTGCTGCACTGCGGGGCATGGGCGTGGATAACGCCACGATCGAGATCGACGGGCCGGAAGTGCCGATCATGGACGGCAGCGCCGCAGCCTTCATTGCGGCGATCGACCAGGCCGGCATCATCACCCAATCGGCTCAGCGCCGCTTCATTCAGATTTTGAAGCCGATCTCAGTCAAGATCGGCGACTCCTTCGGCGAGATCAGACCCTATGCCAACGGGTTCCGGGCCGAAGTCGAGATCGACTTCACCAATCCCGTCATCGGCCAGCAGAGCTACGCTTTCGACCTCAGCCCGGAACGTTTCCGCCGCGAAGTCGGCCGGGCCCGGACTTTCGGCCTGATGGGCGATGTCGCGCGGCTCTGGAGCGCGGGCTATGCCCTCGGCGCCTCCTTCGACAACACCGTCGTGTTCGACGACGAGCGGCTGCTCAACACCGAAGGCCTGCGCTACGCCGACGAATGTGCCCGCCACAAGGTGCTGGACGTGATCGGCGATCTCGCGCTGGCCGGCCTGCCGCTGCTTGGCGCGTATCGCTCGGTACGTGGCGGCCACAAGCTCAACCACGCTGTCCTGACCGCGCTGCTGGCCGATCGTACCGCCTGGCGCGTGGTTGAGGGCGAAGTGGCCCGCCGCACCACGCGTCCGGTCGGCGAAGTCGGTGGCAGCATCGTCGGCGGCCGGATCGCCGCGGCCTACGGGCCGGACGTGTCCTGA
- a CDS encoding outer membrane protein assembly factor BamD: MSAQRMTRGYLSVGAARLAQAATLFMLALPLAGCGTGSLWDKFTAKDDTFVEEPADKIYNEGLYLMNEKKDMKAANKKFEEVDRQHPYSDWARKSLLMSAYASYQGGDYDGCIGAATRYVTLHPGSPDAAYAQYLIAASHYDQIPDVSRDQARTEKAIAALEEVVRKYPNSEYATSAKAKIEGARDQLAGKEMNTGRYYAQKRDYTAAINRYKTVVTQYQTTRHVEEALFRLTEAYMAIGIVGEAQTAAAVLGHNFPDSRWYKDAYNLVKSGGLEPSENQGSWISRTFKKMGLG; encoded by the coding sequence ATGTCGGCACAGCGTATGACGCGCGGATATCTCTCGGTCGGAGCCGCTCGACTGGCTCAGGCCGCTACCCTCTTCATGCTCGCGCTGCCACTGGCGGGTTGCGGCACCGGCTCGCTGTGGGACAAGTTCACCGCCAAGGACGACACCTTCGTCGAGGAGCCCGCGGACAAGATCTACAATGAGGGCCTGTACCTCATGAACGAGAAGAAGGACATGAAGGCGGCGAACAAGAAGTTCGAAGAGGTCGATCGCCAGCATCCTTATTCCGACTGGGCCCGCAAATCGCTGCTGATGTCGGCCTACGCGTCCTACCAGGGCGGCGACTATGACGGCTGCATCGGCGCGGCCACCCGCTACGTCACGCTGCATCCTGGCAGCCCGGACGCGGCCTATGCGCAATATCTGATCGCAGCTTCCCATTACGACCAGATCCCGGACGTCAGCCGCGACCAGGCCCGCACCGAGAAGGCGATCGCGGCGCTGGAAGAGGTGGTGCGCAAATATCCGAACTCGGAATACGCCACGTCGGCGAAAGCCAAGATCGAGGGTGCCCGCGACCAGCTCGCCGGCAAGGAAATGAATACCGGCCGCTACTACGCGCAGAAGCGCGACTACACGGCGGCGATCAACCGCTACAAGACCGTCGTCACGCAGTACCAGACCACCCGCCATGTCGAGGAGGCGCTGTTCCGTCTGACCGAGGCCTATATGGCGATCGGCATCGTCGGCGAGGCGCAGACCGCGGCGGCCGTGCTTGGGCACAATTTTCCTGACAGCCGCTGGTACAAGGACGCCTATAATCTTGTAAAATCCGGCGGTCTCGAGCCGAGCGAGAATCAGGGGTCCTGGATCAGCCGGACCTTCAAGAAGATGGGTCTCGGCTAG
- the recN gene encoding DNA repair protein RecN: MLARLSIRDIVLIERLDIEFATGLAVLTGETGAGKSILLDAFALALGGRGDAGLVRHGAEQGQVTAVFDIPKNHPAAKILAENGLDDTGEMILRRVQLADGRTRAFINDQSISVQTLKAVGAALVEIHGQHDERALVDAATHRRLLDAFAGLEKDVAAVEALWEARRTANTTLEEHRAAMERAAREADYLRHASDELKQLAPKDGEETTLAHRRTTMMQGEKIASDLREAQEAVGGNHSPVAALSAAVRRLERRGVNSPALVEPAVKAIDAAINALEEADQHLQAALAATDFDPAELERIEERLFALRAASRKYSTPVDGLAALAAKYAADVVLIDAGASRLKKLEQAAIEADSRYAAAAKKLSLARQKSAEKLNKAVNAELAPLKLERAKFMTQVETDEAAPGPQGFDRVEFWVQTNPGTKPGPLMKVASGGELSRFLLALKVVLSDRGSAPTLVFDEIDTGVGGAVADAIGGRLARLAGKVQVMAVTHAPQVAARADQHLLISKDALDKGKRVATRVNALAADHRREEIARMLAGAEITAEARAAAERLLKAATA, from the coding sequence ATGCTGGCGCGTCTGTCGATCCGTGACATCGTCCTGATCGAACGGCTCGATATCGAATTCGCCACCGGCCTTGCGGTTTTGACCGGCGAGACCGGTGCGGGCAAATCCATCCTGCTCGATGCCTTTGCACTGGCGCTCGGCGGCCGCGGCGACGCCGGCCTCGTGCGCCACGGCGCGGAGCAGGGGCAGGTCACTGCCGTGTTCGATATCCCCAAGAATCACCCCGCGGCCAAGATCCTGGCCGAGAACGGCCTCGACGACACCGGTGAGATGATTCTCCGCCGCGTGCAGCTTGCCGACGGCCGCACACGGGCCTTCATCAACGACCAGTCGATCAGCGTGCAGACGCTGAAGGCGGTCGGTGCCGCCCTGGTCGAGATCCACGGCCAGCACGACGAGCGCGCGCTGGTCGATGCCGCCACCCACCGCCGCCTGCTTGATGCCTTTGCCGGGCTCGAAAAGGACGTCGCCGCCGTCGAAGCGCTCTGGGAGGCCCGCCGCACCGCCAACACCACGCTGGAGGAGCATCGCGCCGCCATGGAGCGCGCCGCGCGCGAGGCGGATTACCTGCGCCATGCCTCCGACGAGCTGAAGCAGCTCGCGCCCAAGGACGGCGAGGAGACCACGCTCGCCCATCGCCGCACCACCATGATGCAGGGCGAGAAGATCGCATCCGATCTGCGCGAGGCGCAGGAGGCGGTCGGCGGCAATCATTCGCCGGTCGCGGCCTTGTCGGCTGCGGTGCGCCGGCTGGAGCGCCGCGGCGTCAATTCGCCGGCTCTGGTCGAGCCCGCGGTGAAGGCGATCGACGCCGCCATCAACGCGCTTGAGGAGGCCGACCAGCACCTCCAGGCCGCGCTCGCCGCAACCGATTTCGATCCCGCCGAGCTCGAACGTATCGAGGAGCGGCTGTTCGCATTGCGCGCCGCCTCGCGCAAATATTCGACGCCCGTCGACGGGCTCGCGGCGCTCGCCGCCAAATATGCCGCCGACGTCGTGCTGATCGATGCCGGCGCCTCGCGGTTGAAGAAGCTGGAGCAGGCCGCGATCGAGGCCGATAGCCGTTATGCGGCGGCCGCCAAGAAGCTGTCGCTGGCGCGGCAGAAGTCGGCCGAGAAGCTCAACAAGGCGGTCAATGCGGAGCTTGCCCCGCTCAAGCTCGAACGCGCAAAGTTCATGACCCAGGTCGAGACCGACGAGGCCGCACCGGGGCCGCAAGGTTTCGACCGCGTCGAGTTCTGGGTGCAGACCAATCCCGGCACCAAGCCGGGGCCGTTGATGAAGGTCGCCTCCGGCGGCGAGCTTTCGCGATTCCTGCTCGCGCTCAAGGTCGTGCTGTCCGATCGCGGCTCGGCGCCGACGCTCGTCTTCGACGAGATCGACACCGGTGTCGGCGGTGCGGTCGCCGACGCCATCGGCGGGCGCCTGGCGCGGCTTGCCGGCAAGGTCCAGGTGATGGCCGTGACTCACGCCCCGCAGGTCGCCGCCCGCGCCGACCAGCACCTCCTGATCTCCAAGGACGCCCTCGACAAGGGCAAGCGCGTCGCCACCCGCGTCAACGCACTCGCTGCCGACCACCGCCGCGAGGAGATCGCGCGCATGCTGGCGGGCGCCGAGATCACGGCCGAGGCGAGGGCCGCCGCGGAACGGCTGCTCAAGGCGGCAACGGCTTAG